The DNA region CAATCGGCTGACCTGCCAAATCATGCTTTACATTGTGGATGACGACGGAAACTTCGTGAACGACCTCCGAGTTTCGGCTTTTGAGCTGAATTCTGATGATACAAACGCCGAGTTTACCATTACAGGTGTCTCGCAGAGTCGCCTGGATCACAAAGGAAAGTACGCCTCCGCTTTACTGATGGACCAGAGCGGTAGCATGAGCAGCAACGACCCCAACGATCTCCGCATCGGAGCCGCCGAGATCTTCATGAATTCGCTGGGCAGTACCGATCAGGTGATGCTTGCCTCGTTTACGAGTAACTATCGAGCTGACCTGTGGATTCACGGCGATGGGAAGTTAACACACGATGTGGCAGATCTGATACAGGAGGTTAACGACTTGGCAGGCCAAGAAGGCGGAGGCACACCTCTGTATAGGTCGTGTTATGCGATGAGTGGCCACCTCGCTGATGCCGCCGACGACATTGGCTACACCAACCGCGCACTGATTGCGTTCACAGACGGCCAGAACACCGATTACGCAGATATTGACGACGTAGTGGATTACGCAAACAGCCAGCATGTGATGATTTACACCGTAGGGTTGAGCGACGGGACCGATCCTAAGGTACTTTCTTACTTGGCTGGGCAAACAGGCGGTGCTTACATGCAAGCAGAAGATGCTGAGCAACTGATCACGATGTTTGGAACACTGGGCGATCTGCTGAGCGGCACCGCAAAGCTCTACAGCGTAGCTTGGGAAGCACGCACTACCTCTTCTTGGCAAAAAGGTAATACCTTTACCGCCTACATCGACATTGATATCGGAGGCAATGTGTACGTCCGTGTCCCGTTCTCCATTGTCATCTAAGTTATAGGGCGCCCTACTACGAGGTGGTATGTCGTTTTGACGTACCACTTTTTTTGTGCGTTTCTCTATAATATTTTCTTGCCATGCCCTGCAGCATTCCAGTAACTTGGGGCAATTGTATCGCTTATGCCGACTCCCTACCTCCATCTTACCGACCAACCCCTCGATACGCAGGAAGCCATCGACCGGGCTTCGTCCGACGCGGCGGGGGCGGTCGACGTCTTTCTGGGCATCGTGCGGAACAAAACCGCCGACCGCCCTGTGGTGCGCCTGGAATACGAGGCGTACGACCCAATGGCGTTGCGCGAGATGGAAAAAATCGCGGCCCAGGCTGCTGAACGCTGGCCCGTTCAGGGCCTGTCGATTGTCCACCGGAAGGGCACGCTGCACATCGGCGACCTTGCGGTGGTGATTGCCGTGTCGACCCCGCATCGGCGCGAGGCGTTTGAGGCGTGTCGGTTTGTAATTGACACCTTGAAAGAGACGGTGCCCATCTGGAAGAAGGAAGTGTTTGAAGACGGCGAAATCTGGGTTTCGGCACATCCTTGATCTTTTTACTTTCACGCCATGCCTCATCTTTCCCGCATTCTGGTGTATCCCATCAAGTCGATGGACGGTGTTTCGGTTTCCGAAAGCGAACTGACCGCCGGTGGTGCCCTGGGTTTTGATCGCCGCTGGGCCTTTTTCGACGAAAACGACCGCACCGTCAATGCGAAAAAGTATCCGGCCATCCAGCAGATCCGCGCTGATTTTCAACTAGCGCAGCAGCAGGTGACGTTCGAAACAGCCACCGGACGCGCAACGTTCGACCTGGAAGCAGAAAGCAACTTGCTAGAA from Catalinimonas alkaloidigena includes:
- a CDS encoding vWA domain-containing protein, whose translation is MFSPKFSFLLAACGTFLFLQSCHSDDEEPRRDLNGKASGAFVSSSVAQIDNNRLTCQIMLYIVDDDGNFVNDLRVSAFELNSDDTNAEFTITGVSQSRLDHKGKYASALLMDQSGSMSSNDPNDLRIGAAEIFMNSLGSTDQVMLASFTSNYRADLWIHGDGKLTHDVADLIQEVNDLAGQEGGGTPLYRSCYAMSGHLADAADDIGYTNRALIAFTDGQNTDYADIDDVVDYANSQHVMIYTVGLSDGTDPKVLSYLAGQTGGAYMQAEDAEQLITMFGTLGDLLSGTAKLYSVAWEARTTSSWQKGNTFTAYIDIDIGGNVYVRVPFSIVI
- a CDS encoding molybdenum cofactor biosynthesis protein MoaE, which produces MPTPYLHLTDQPLDTQEAIDRASSDAAGAVDVFLGIVRNKTADRPVVRLEYEAYDPMALREMEKIAAQAAERWPVQGLSIVHRKGTLHIGDLAVVIAVSTPHRREAFEACRFVIDTLKETVPIWKKEVFEDGEIWVSAHP